The following coding sequences lie in one Methanothermobacter sp. MT-2 genomic window:
- a CDS encoding probable cobalamin biosynthesis protein CobD has protein sequence MFQSIIKAKNELEKDIEMGRRHISKLVSRDTSKLTREQLTSALIESLTENITDSIISPIIFFILFGLPGAMGYRVINTLDAMVGYKDEENRSIGWFPARADDILNYIPARITGFLIVIAAFILRMDWKDSLKLMLRDGKLTPSPNSGYPMAAAAGALQIALEKPGVYKIGDENNKLNTSAIDDALKLSYVTVALFILPIIILGVLT, from the coding sequence TTGTTCCAATCAATCATAAAGGCAAAAAATGAACTTGAAAAAGACATAGAAATGGGGCGCCGGCATATTTCAAAGCTTGTAAGCAGGGACACATCTAAACTTACCAGGGAACAGCTTACATCTGCTCTGATAGAAAGTTTAACAGAAAATATAACAGATTCTATAATATCTCCAATAATATTCTTCATTTTATTCGGACTTCCAGGGGCGATGGGATATAGGGTTATTAATACATTAGATGCTATGGTAGGTTACAAGGACGAAGAAAATCGTTCCATTGGATGGTTCCCTGCGAGAGCTGATGATATATTAAATTATATACCTGCGAGGATAACAGGGTTTCTTATAGTAATCGCGGCTTTCATATTAAGAATGGATTGGAAGGACAGTTTAAAGCTCATGTTACGTGACGGTAAATTGACTCCCAGTCCAAATTCTGGTTATCCAATGGCCGCTGCCGCGGGAGCCCTTCAAATCGCTTTAGAAAAACCTGGTGTATACAAGATTGGGGATGAAAACAATAAGTTAAACACGTCTGCAATTGATGATGCATTAAAACTATCATATGTCACTGTTGCACTGTTCATATTACCCATTATCATCTTGGGGGTGTTAACCTGA
- a CDS encoding cobalamin (Vitamin B12) biosynthesis CbiG protein, translating to MTKRGLEISKQIKGKLSQDPTIFQVDIFHKNVKETLKRIFGGYDAIIGIMAAGIMIRSTCKLLSDKKQDPAIIVMDDAGEHVISLISGHLGGANNLTLKIAKLTNARPVITTSTDVHGYMSIDALAKKYYWEIKNLEKIVKFNKAILEGRKVEIKAPRKLKYLCDDPFFKKSYKLIKDGNKVVKAIMDKDELLIKPRKLVAGIGTRKGVSEKKIIEGLKRTLSFLDLPLGRIDALATGEMKKNEEGIIKTSKILRIPLKFVDLNSLRSKDTYSTSDFVKDRFGVGSICEAAALHVAGEGSRLIIRKTTFNGIAIAVAVSREKVLKSVQQNKTKQKEDH from the coding sequence GTGACAAAAAGGGGCTTAGAAATTTCAAAGCAGATTAAAGGGAAACTTTCACAAGATCCAACAATATTTCAAGTCGATATTTTCCATAAAAACGTTAAAGAAACCCTTAAAAGGATATTTGGAGGGTATGATGCGATTATTGGTATAATGGCTGCTGGTATAATGATAAGAAGCACTTGTAAACTTTTATCAGATAAAAAACAAGACCCTGCAATTATTGTGATGGATGATGCTGGAGAACATGTTATAAGTTTGATTTCTGGACATCTTGGAGGGGCGAATAATCTAACATTAAAAATAGCAAAATTAACAAATGCAAGACCAGTTATCACAACATCTACCGATGTCCATGGTTATATGAGTATAGATGCACTGGCAAAAAAATACTATTGGGAAATAAAAAACCTTGAAAAAATAGTTAAATTTAACAAGGCTATCCTAGAGGGTCGAAAAGTAGAAATTAAGGCTCCCAGGAAACTGAAATATTTATGTGATGATCCGTTTTTTAAGAAAAGTTACAAATTAATAAAAGATGGGAATAAAGTTGTTAAGGCGATCATGGATAAAGATGAACTCCTGATAAAACCCAGAAAACTCGTCGCAGGTATAGGTACAAGAAAAGGTGTAAGTGAAAAAAAGATAATAGAAGGTTTAAAAAGGACATTATCATTTTTAGATCTTCCACTTGGAAGGATAGATGCCCTTGCAACAGGTGAAATGAAAAAAAACGAAGAAGGTATAATAAAAACCTCAAAGATCCTAAGAATACCACTAAAATTTGTGGATTTAAACAGTTTAAGGTCTAAAGATACATATTCAACATCTGATTTTGTAAAGGATAGATTTGGTGTGGGAAGCATCTGCGAAGCCGCCGCACTTCATGTTGCAGGTGAAGGGTCACGACTTATCATAAGAAAAACAACTTTTAATGGGATTGCAATAGCTGTAGCTGTATCCCGAGAAAAAGTTTTAAAGAGTGTGCAACAAAATAAAACCAAGCAAAAAGAGGATCATTAA
- a CDS encoding fuculose-1-phosphate aldolase, class II aldolase/adducin family, whose amino-acid sequence MVNIKKLVEAAHYLYKGGFVSGFAGNISMRLTREKIAITPTRIPLSLVTEENVAIVDMDGRRLLGGNPSSEVYLHIGIYKKRKDINGIVHTHSPYATAFAFSDKRLKGLEGFNGIKGDSIEKVAYHRPGSMELARECAKKIKDGKILILENHGVVSCGSNLQEAVQLAEFIEESAKIQFLAYILKNLN is encoded by the coding sequence TTGGTAAACATTAAAAAATTGGTTGAAGCAGCCCATTACCTTTATAAAGGCGGTTTTGTATCAGGTTTTGCGGGTAATATTAGCATGCGCTTGACCAGGGAAAAAATCGCCATAACCCCCACTAGGATCCCCCTTTCCCTAGTGACAGAAGAGAACGTGGCCATTGTTGACATGGATGGGAGAAGATTATTAGGTGGGAATCCCTCCTCAGAAGTATACCTTCACATTGGCATCTATAAAAAAAGGAAGGATATAAATGGGATAGTACATACACATTCACCCTATGCAACTGCATTCGCTTTTTCAGATAAAAGATTAAAGGGACTAGAAGGTTTTAATGGGATTAAAGGAGATTCCATAGAAAAGGTAGCATATCATAGGCCTGGTAGTATGGAACTTGCCAGAGAATGCGCTAAAAAGATAAAAGATGGTAAAATTTTAATCTTAGAAAATCATGGAGTCGTATCTTGTGGTTCAAATCTCCAGGAAGCTGTTCAACTTGCGGAGTTTATAGAAGAAAGTGCCAAGATACAATTCCTAGCCTATATACTCAAAAATTTAAATTAG